ATTCTAGCCCACAATTTTCACATTACAGATTTAAGTAGACATGTTACCTTAAAAGCTCTAAGGTAAGTAATTTTAATCTCCCTGCTCTCTTTTTTAAGTCATTATTTGCCAAGATGTTATTCCAGTAAAGCATCTTGAGCATCAGGGACTCATCACTCACTTTCCTTCTGCTCTTTCTTCCTCATCAAGGAGCAGCCCATGGTGCAGATCCCTCCCAGTGCTCTGGGAGAATGGAGAACTGACAGAATCCTTGCCTGGGGCTCCCACCCCTCTGCTCATGGCCCTGTTGAGTCATGACTGATTGACTTTGGTTTATAAGCCATGTGGTGGTCCTAGCAGCCCAGTGAGTTCAATGACGGAACCAGGAAAAACACCCAGGTGCCCCTCCTCTACACTTCAGGGGCTCATTCTCACAGCCCACAGGTCTTATTATTAGCAGAGTACAGTGTTTCTTTCTAAGAAAAAGCATGTGTATTTTTCACATTCCCTAAACTAGATgtttattgtaaaaataattttaggaatTTGAGGAATTGAAAATGGGAACAAGAAGCAGCCTGGGGTACTGTAAGTAGCACAGAACTAAAAGCCATgtaacctgggtttgatcccagctGTCAGTGACTCACTGGGCAACCTCAGGCAAgtgtcttaacctctctgaaccatagtttcagcatctgtaaaatgatgacaTTAGACTGGATGAGCTCCGTGGTACTGTACAGCTGGACATTTTCAGACTCTAGAATATAATTAGCACTTACTTTATTCTCCATCATGTGGAagtttataacattatatgtaCCTTTAGGGAAAACAAAACTCAAGATTGTCAAATGAAATGGGCTTAAGCGCTCATACTTTTAAGGAATCCACCAGGTCCTGGACAAGGAAGAGCCTCCTCAGTTCTTTGAGTGTGTTGTTCACGTAGAACTGCAGGCAGTCTGTGTACTTCTGAATCTGCTCCTGAGACAGGGTGATCTCGAGCTCCAGGTAGGCCCTGTCAACAGAGCATCCCCACACAGAACTCCATCAGAGGGAATCCTGAAACAGCTAAGTTTCCCTTCTCCAACTCTGAGGACCACAGTCAGGTCATCCTGGAGGATTTACGCCGGTCAGAAGGCTGCAGGGcaccacacccacacccacagtTAGTACACTGGGGAACACAGGAATCATGGCACTCAGCGGGGGCAATGTGACTGCTTCTGTCTCTCATAGGCAACATGATAATGTGAGTTGATAATTCAGAGCAACTGGCTAGGAGCAGAGAAAAGTCAGTCCCAAATCAGTTCACTTGCTGAATTCTCTGTATAACTCGCTCACTGGGCAATTGTGAAAAGTTCTTATTTCTTCTTGGCTGCATGAAGATGAactgtctttttaaataattgagaTATCTCAAAATCTTAGCTGCCAATTATTATTTCTCATCAACTCTCTAAGATTTCATACTTAAATTCTGGAAAGGACTTCTAGGTTTTATTCTAGAGAGCTCTGAAAACACAAGTGACCTGGGACATATTAAAATGCTCACTGGTTCTAGTAAGAGTGGTATTTTTAGTAACTGCATTTTCCATTTGTTCAAAGGGTTAATTTGAACTCTTGGGTAGATAAACCAGGCTCTACAATCTATAAAAATCAATCGATTGATCCTCCTGTTTTAACCATACCTGCTGTgctccctgccccccatcccccGCTGCCAACGAGACCcatcctctttttccttccttttccctgcCATGCTGTCTTCTTCCAGAGTTCTAACAGTGCTCACCTAACTCTGAGGATTGAGAATTTTTATGTTTggctttttagaaaaataattagaaaagtgGATTTGTCTAGCTGATATGTTTTGATTCAAAATGTACTCTGAGCTAGATATTCCTTTTATTGATAGAAATAATTAAGCCAAAGGAACGTTTAGGTTTTAAATGTGTCTCCTAATGGAAGATAAAGTAGTTGAGCAGTTTGACTCTTGGTCCTACAACTGGGTAGTTACAGAAGAAATAAGACAAGTGAGAGGTAAGTCCCCATTGTAACCTGACAGTCCTGGACCCAAAAACGCGGCAGAAGCCAACCTCTCCTGTATGGCTAAAGGTAAAGGCTGGAGCAGGACAGGACTCTAATGGTGTGGATACTGGTCACAGGTGAGGGTCACTGAAGTAGGCATAGTATTCACCCTGGTAAGATGACATGCCACTTCTCTATTCTTCCCACCTTTGGGAAGGCAACCAAGTTATAGCCCAGAAGACCCATTAACTCTGCATTAGAAGAAGGCCAAATACATTCCAAGGGTGAGGATGATCAAACTGTAACTGTGTTTGACAATGAGGGCAGGAACCAGAGCCTGGGAAGTGATGTGTGAAACACGGCATTTTGCCTTTTGTCAACAAGGCCCTggcatcttttccttcttttaagagCCTGGTGCCCTGAGACCTTGATTCAAGCTGGCTGATGAGGCTGAGCCAGGGAGGATTCAGAGGCATCCCCCGGGAATCACTGAGGTTGGCTCAGAAGCCATTATGCAGCAGTATCCATAGGTCTCATCCAGGATGCAGAAACATCCCTGTTATAGCAGGTGGGGACACCTGTAGCAGGGCCTGCAGCAGGTGATGGTACGACTCTGACAGTCAGTGCTAAAACACCCAAGGCTTACAAGCTAGAGTCTGGAGTAAACTGGGGTGGAGTTGGGGAGCATGCAGCTGGCAGTGCTAATATCTCCCTCTGCCACATTTCATATATCCTCTTAATACACTGCCTTAAAGAAACCCTCCTCCTCAGTGCTCATTTGAGTCAGGTTTCCCCTGTATTAAAATACAGAAGAGGGTACATAATACTATTCGATTGTGAGTACATAATACTATACAGATTCTGAGGGATGAACTTCACATCCCATAGAATTTGGCCCTTAGACATTAAACTTCTGGAaagagcacagaaataaaaatccaaacaCCCTGGTCCTGGCTCTGTGCTATTTACTTCGAGCAAGTCACTTTACTTCTTAGAAcctctgtttttccatctgtgaaaAGGGATTATAATGTTCTGCCTTCATCACAGAGTTGGGAGAATAATTGTTGAAACGCTTTAAATCATAAAACATGGTTTGCATATAAATGAATTATGATTACTATGAGAAgtaattaaatacaaaattaatatcaAATTAAAAGTTTTCACATTTCATAAATTCACCCACaagaatttatattatataaattacagaaatgtatattaaagataaatatttaacagTTAATTAGAAGTGACTAAAGTTTTAAAAGCTCAATAAAGCAGTAAGCATTAGACTAGGGATGAGTCTGCTTTAGAAATTTAACAGGAATATTTGGTATTAAAAGACAGTGTTAAAGGAGACTCTAAGAGGCCTGTTAAAGGTCAAAAGAAGCAGGACCCAAAGTGCAAAGACGGTGAAACAGAGGCCGAGGAAAGAGCCACGTGAGAGGCGGGGCAAGGGCTGGCTGGAGGCGGGGCAAGGGCTGGCTGGAGGCGGGGCAAGGGCTGGCTGGAGGCGGGGCACAGGCTGGTCGGTCGCACACTCACTTGAAAGGGTGACCCTCGTCGGTCTTCTGCACAGCTTGTAAAACCGACTTGTAGATGCGGAAGCTGATGGTGGCTGAGAGCGCGGCGAGAGCCAGGTAGGCCACGACGCTCACAACGCTGAACTGGGTCAGGGAGAAGAGCAGCAGCAGGCAGCTCCCAAACACTATCCCCGTCTGCTTGATGTCCCTCCAGTACAGCAGGTCAATAGCTGTGGGGAGGAGAACACACACGGTCACACAGAGCACTTAACATTGGCAGGGCCTTCAGGGAGCTGCCGCGGCCCGTTCCACAAAGTTCCGGTCGCTACAGGTTCTCACCAGTTCTTGGGCTCCTGAACACAGGTGAGCACACGTAGCACTACGCCTAGGGCACTTACCATCCTCCCGTTTTGCTTTGGGAGCATGTTTTCCATCCCTGAGGGAGGTCAATTAGTAAattcacagataagaaaaggCTATTGAACCTCCAGTGACAGTATCTCCATGAGCAAATCTCAGTGGGTTACAACCGTGGGCGTCAGTTATGTGCCTCTGAAACAAGACTGAAAATTCAGAGGACTCTGAAGTACCTGTTCTCTTCCTTTGGATGGCATTGATGGCATGCATCTTGATGCCCTGCTTACAACTCAATGTCTCAATAGTGGCCCGGAGGTGAGCACGTCACTCATACACATGTCCCTGCTGCTGGGAAGGGGCACTAACCATGAAAATAGAAGTGGAGCCTCAGAAGCATGTCAGCTGGTCTGGGAGACCCCGGGCAATGCCAGAGGCTTCTGAATAGAGATATGGTCTACCTCTAAAATGAGTAAAACCAAACATTAGTAGTTAGTAGCTATCTCAAGAATCCCTGGAGCTGACATTTGGGTTAAACTGTTTTGTATTGTATGATTTGTTTGCTTACATTCATGTGACTTAAAAACCTggaatataaatttcaaaatctaCATTGTACCTATCATTCAGTTATTTCTCTCTTTCAActtagaaacaaaaaattaattcaaaagaatAAAGCCATGATGCTTCAAATATGatgcaaaatggaaatatttggaATATTCCAGTCACTAGATTATGAAAAAAGCATAGAAGATGTGCTCAAGAATGTATGCAAATTCGTTCTCCAATTAGGCAAGTAACATACggtttcttttttttggagaTACAATTGACATAACATTGTgtgagtttaaggtgtacaatatgTTGACTGGATGTATTTATATATTGCAGTATGgcaactgaaggcaggagaagggggcaacagaggaggagatggttggatggcatcattgactcaatggacatgaatttgagcaaactctgagacatagtgaaggatagggaagcctttACTATAGTAAAGGAtagttatttctttattctgGTAAGAACATGTGAGATCCAGCATCTTTGAAGTATGTAATACAGTACTGTTGACTATATTTACTTTGCTGTGCATTAGGTCTATCAGACTTCTTTATCTACTAGTTGCAGGTTTATATCCTTTGATCAACATCTCCCTAACTCCCCTTCCCCCCAACTCCAGTAACCACCACTCTATTCTCTTTCTAtgaattcagcttcttcagattctacatgtaagtgagatcctacagtgtttgtctttctttgtgtgACTTATCTCTTTTAGCATAAGgccctcaaggtctatccatgttgtcagaaaaaatgatttttatagaatattacacaaattctcagaaaaagaaaacaagacatgAAATTCCCATCTTACCACCAAGTGAAAGTGGCCGTTGCTTACACTACCAGCTTCATGTGCAGCCTAAGTGCAGGCACCTGGTATAAGGCAGTAGTCATCAGCTCAACAGCAAACAAAGGTGACTGGATTGAAGAAAGCAGAGAGCTGCTCCCATCATATTAGCTGAGAGACAGTATTGGAAAGATCACATAGCCTAGTGACAACCCCACACTTTGGAGAGGATACAAGGAATGTTGAGAAGTATTAACCCTTGAACCAGACTAACTCAGGCTGGATGGAGAGTATATCAGATCAAAGGCttaaagtgggaggggggatctttTATAACAGGCTGCGGATACTCCAGTAGTCTGAAGCTGGAGAGAGAATTTACTTCTGAACTGATCTGTCACTCACCGCTATCTATTCCCCACTCACCACTGCTTGGTCTACCAGTGACATTAACTCACAAAGATTACAATAGTCAGCCATTTTGTTAGGGAAAAAATATGTTCCCTTCCTCCTAGAACACTTCTGCAGTGTAGGAAGGAGAGAAGATCACAAGcatgttttggggtgaaacaaagattttttccccctctagttTGAGTGGTGCCAGTTCTACAAATCAGTTTCTTGGACAGAGTGAAAGTACTGCTGCTCCaaagtctctctctttccttAGCCCCAATCCCCAGCCCCAGTCATATTGACATTGACATTTCACTATtagaaattcatttatttggagTAATCCTTTTAATCTTCAAAGTATttgttgtctctctctcttttttttaatgcaaagacCTAGAAGGGGATATGTCATTAACAAAAAATTTGAATGAGTTCACtaaatgattttcatttcagAAGAGCTGTTGAGAACAGAGTACCAAAATAATAATCCTTTTTGGGCAGAGAATAAGGATCTTTTTGAAGATATGACACAAGAAACCCCTGTGCCCCTGAGGGTAGATGACAaaaatgggagaagaaagaaatctcCAAAGAAGCCTAGCTGCCCCTGTTTGAGTGACTCGGGAGACAACAAACTGAGATAAGCCTAGGAGTCTAAGTCTAGCTCCCAGGGAGCTAGGAGCCTCCTATTGTTTACCTGCTAAGTTCAGGAAAGGGGAAGGAGACCAAAAAGGAGACTAAAACATCACCATTACCAGCAGTGTTACTGCTTccatgtttgttcatttattcagtatttactgagcaAGTACTAAGTGCCGTGCTTTGTGCTAGGTGCAGGGGTATCAAAATAAATAGactatcttaaaaaagaaaactcacatgtaaataaataaattgtaatcTTCTGTTTTATGATGCCCACCGATCTCCATGACAGACATATTTAGAGGCAAACACATCATAAGACAGCATGATCCGTGCTATGGGAGCACACAGCGCTAGGCGTGGTAGGCTTACCCACCCCTGAGATGATGCAAAGGGGCACTGGGGACCCTGCAGGTAGTTTTTGGGCAAAGAGGAGATAGAATTTGCTTTTTCAAGTGAATTTCCATTTAACAAGTTGCATAACACCTGTTAAAAATGATGGTGGCCTCTAGAAAAGCCTTCCAAATCTCTGGGCCCCTGTTCAAACAGCCTGAGAATGGCAGGCACCAGGTAGGGACCTACTAGAAGCAGCCATGGCAGAGAACACTAACTGTTAACTAagcaactgggcttcccaggcggtgctatgGATAAAGagtccaatgcaggagacataagagacctggttcgatccctgagtggggaagaccccctggaggaaaaatggcaacctatttcagtattcttgtttggagaatcccatggacagaggagcccagcaggctacagtccatagggtcgcagagtcggacactactgaggtgacttagcatgaagTAACATTAGTTTGGTGTAGGGTAATTATACAACAGGTCCTTCAACCAGCTTTTAAAATTGCTGGAGGTTTCTAATTGAGAGGTTAACAAAAGCTTATCTTAAAACATCAATGGGAGGTTGATTCTGGGTACTTTGTGACATAATTCTCTATTTACACAGATTCTGAAATattcaaagcactttcacatattACTTCATTTAAACCTCACGATAAACTCCATTGTACAGGCATATAATAGGTGAGGGAACTGAAGAAACTCACATACTGactagttggggcttccctggtatctcagcagTAGAGTCTGCTTGCtgatacaggagactcaggtttgattcctgagtggggaagatcccctggggaaggaaatagcaacccactccagtattcttgcctgggaaatcccatggatagagggatctggcagactacagtccactgagtcacaaagagtaggacatgacttagtaactaaacaacaacaacatactaaCTAGTTAATAGGAGAAGCAACATCAAACCCTAAGTTCGATGTGTTTTTCAGAACAGTTGCCTCTGTTCTGTTATGTGGTTGGAAGTTAACTGTCCCCCAAAGTATGCTAAATTAATTTGGGACCACTTGATTACATTTAAATCTGCTTCCAGAACTAGATATTTatagtgatttttctctttaaggGAAATAAAGTCATTGTCAACAGTACACAGTTACTGGTCATCTGTTATTTAGTAAGCATAGGCACGAAGAGATCATAACATTCTGTTCCTGCTTTTAAGGAACTTAAGATCTAGCTGGGAAGACtgaacattcattttttaaaaatgctgcatCAGTGGCAATATATTCTGTGTTGTCAGCAGTGGCAAAAGCTGAGTTCAAGAAAGGGATAGTATTAGGATTGATGAAAGAGGATGGGGGATGATTTGGGAATGTAGTGAACAGTTTGTTAAGGAGATGGGGTgaataaaaggaaatatgaagGATTAGTTGATAAGAATGGTGACTAATTAGCTgtgggagaaaggaggaagaactAATTAAGGGGCAAAGCAACATTTCAAAGCTGGGTGATAGAATGATTAGTATCAGTGACAAAAATAGGAAATCTTAGGGGAAACTGGTTTGGCAAAAAGCTGACACTTGTTTTTATATCTCCAGGTTCCGCTGTGATGACATCAAGCGGCATTTTGACACAGCCTGGGGCAGAGATGGGACAGGGATCACAAATGAGATGACGCTGACAATTACACACAACACAGTAATTTTTTAGAGGcttggaaataaaatgatttctttttacagATCTGTCACAGTAACCCTGAGCTAAAATGGACATTAATATCCATGTGATATTCAGATGGATGTGCAGAGCAGACAAGTGGAAGTTCTGGGCTGACATTtagataagaaagaagaaagaaagtgatgttgctcaattgtgtccaattctttgggaccccatggactgtagtctgccaggctcctctgtccatgggattttccaggcaagagtactggaatgggttgcccttttcttctccaagggatctccccgacccagggcttgaacctggttctcccacattgtaggcagatgctttgccatctgagccaccagggaagtccctcttagaTAAGAAGGCTGAATATTTACATTTGGGTGTATTCTGAGTAGAAATGACGATTCAGGCCATGAGAGGAGAGGAAACCTCCGAGAGAGGAGAGACTAAGGGATACAATAGAGGATGACCCATAATTCATGCTTTACTCAAAGGATTGGATAAAGCTGTAAAAGAAGCCCTGTGTGGGGTGTTCAGGGCCGGTGCACGGGGAcgaccttgagggatgggatggggagggaggtgggaggggattcaggatagggggacacatgtgcacccatggctgatccatgtcaatgtatggcaagaaccactacaatattgtaaagtaaatagcctccaattaaaataaatatattaattaaaaaaagaagtcctgTCTAGGTATTAGAAAGGGTCCCTCAAGACTGTTGGTTATGGCAATCAAGAAGGAAACTTCCAGAAGAAAGGGGTAGGCTACAGTGTGGGATGTTAAAGATGCaatgaaggaaatgagaaaggaCCCCTGGTTTTAGAGACTAGGAAGTCACCCATAACTGGCACAGAGTGAGGATGGAAGCTCTATCACAAAGGGTTGAGTGAGTGGAGGGAAGTTCAAATTAGTAAAGAAGATGGTAAAGAGAATGGTAGTTCAGGAAGCAGCAATAAGCAAATTTCAAGGTTAAGTAAACTTGGGAATGTTAGTGGAAAGGGGAGAGATGAGATCCTGGAAAGAGAAGATATTTGtttgaagaaagtaaaagaaaaggcagggaaaggaTGGGATCTGTCACAGCGTTTTCTTCTCAAAGAAGGAAGAAGCATGAAAGGCTGGATAAAGATGGAGGAAGATTTTGTTAAAGGATAGGCATAGCTACAGATATATAACTGAGGAGGAAAGAGAACATCATCAAGTGGTTCAAGGTGGATTTACTCAACTCTTCTCTGGAAAATGAATCCTGAGGTCCTCTCGAGACTGAGGAGGATAGAAGCAGGGCTTGAAGAGATTGGGAAAGGTCCAGACCTGCACTGTTCAATACAGCAGTGATGAGCCATAGTAGTTACTGaatacttgaaatgtggctagtctcAATTAAAATACATTGCAAGTGAAAAGTACATGCCAGATTTCAGACAGtataaaaaaagacataaaaaatatatcattaatccTTTTTATAGTAATCTTTTGTTGTTGAAAGGTTTATACTCTAGGTATGCTGGATTAAATACAGTATATTATCAAAATTGatttttcctgttcctttttgttttttaatgtgactactagaaaatttttaGTTACACATGTGgctcacattatatttttattggacagAACTGATCTAGACAAATACAGTAAGGActcaaaaacaaattaataaaggACTTCCAGGAAGCAAGAGGGTTTGGTTAGAGTCAAGGATCTCTATGGATCCAGACAACAGGGTTAGAGGTTGAGCGCTCTGATCTGTGGATGGTGGGGCTGGCCCAGATTTGTGAGCTGGTACAGGGGCATGGTTAGAAGAGTCAGAGATCCAAGAGGACAGAAGTGAAATGAACCACCTTTGGCTCAGGCTGGGAATGACGAGCAGTGAAGATCTTTGGGAACTGATGGGCTGGGAGAGCAGCAAGGGCTGTGTGTGGCAGGAAAGCCAGCAAACAGTCTGAAGTTTTGAGGATTCAGTGGGAAGGGTAGGAAGTGATGAAGTGTGATCACAGAAGAGAACTTCTGTGTTCCAAAGTTGCTGTATAAATGccaatttttcacattttaattttgcttagaGTTATGTAAACTTGTGTAGGAAGCTTTATAGTACCTTGTCCAGAAAAATCAGTATTTGAATAAAGTTTCCTTAGAGCccaagtaagaaaaaaaagaagcagttctGTAATTGCAGCCAATGATCACATGTAGCCTTTGGATACAGTAACAGATGGCTTgtcttttccttcagttcagtcagttcagttcagtcgctcagtcgtgtctgactcttagcgaccccatgaatcgcagc
This sequence is a window from Odocoileus virginianus isolate 20LAN1187 ecotype Illinois chromosome 6, Ovbor_1.2, whole genome shotgun sequence. Protein-coding genes within it:
- the RTN1 gene encoding reticulon-1 isoform X2; the protein is MQATADSTKMDCVWSNWKSQAIDLLYWRDIKQTGIVFGSCLLLLFSLTQFSVVSVVAYLALAALSATISFRIYKSVLQAVQKTDEGHPFKAYLELEITLSQEQIQKYTDCLQFYVNNTLKELRRLFLVQDLVDSLKFAVLMWLLTYVGALFNGLTLLLMAVVSMFTLPVVYVKHQAQIDQYLGLVRTHINAVVAKIQAKIPGAKRHAE